In Ramlibacter sp., the sequence CGCGAGGTCCAGGATGCGCACGCCGCCATATTCCACGCGGATGGTGCCCTGCGCCTCCAGCGCGGCCAGCGCCTCATTCACGCGCTGGCGCGACAGACCCACCAGGTAGGCCAGTTCCTGCTGGGTGATGCGCAGCACCTGGCCCACGCCGGGGTACAGCACCGGGTTGAACAGCGCGGCCAGGCTGCGCGCCACGCGCACGTCGGGGTTGTTGAGCCGGTCGATCTCGCGCGCCGCAATGAACTGGCCCAGCCGCTCGTTGAGCTGGTTCATGACAAAGCGGTTGAAGCCGATGGAGTGGTCCAGCAGCCAGTGGAAGGTGTCCACCGGCAGGCCGGCCACCACGCTCTTGCGCAGCGCCTGGATGTTGTAGCGGTAGTCCTCGCGCTTGAGCGCCGTGCCCTCGCCAAACCAGCCGCCGGGCGGCACGCCGGTGAAGGTCATGGTCTGGCCCTGGGCGTTGTCGCTGCTCATCTTGAGCAGACCCTCGACCACGCCGAACCAGTAGGTCACGGGCTTGCCGATGCGGCACACGTAGTCGCCGGGCAGGGCATTGCCGGCCACCAGCTCGGACACGGCGCGTTCGCGCTCGTCGGGCTGCAGCAGCTTGAGCCAGGGAATGCCCGCGAGTTCGTCGGCGTCGGGCCGGCGGCGGCGCTGGTGCAAGGGCAGGTCGGTCGACATGGGGGGGTGCTCTCACTCAGACAGGGAAAGTCCCGGGAGGGGACACCCCTAGATTGTCATCGAAAAGACAAGTTGATGCCAATTGAGCCTCTAGCATCGCGCTCCTGTTTTCAACGACCACGGAAGATTGCCATGACCGCGACCCCACCCGCCACCGCCCCCCTGTTGTCCCGCCGCCGCCTGATGGGCGCGCTCGCGCTGGCGCCGCTGGCAGCACCCTGGGCCGCCCGGGCCCAGGGCGGCGGCGCGCTCAAGGTCTGCCAGTCGATCGCGCTGAGCGGCCCGCTGGGCGACCTGGGCCAGGCCATGCACCAGGGCGCCAAGGCCTGCTTTGCGGGCCTGAACGCCAAGGGCGGCATCAACGGCCGCACCATCGAGCTGGTCACACAGGACGACGGCTATGACGTGAAGCGCGCGCTGGCCAATGTGGACGGCTTCATCGCCGACAAGGACACCTTTGCATTGTTCAACTGCATGGGCACGCCGATGATTGGCGCCATGCTGCCCAAGGTGGTGGAGTCGGGCATTCCGTTTTTCGCGCCCTTCTCCGGCGCGCTGCTGGCCCGGCCCAAGGCGCGCAATGTGCTGAACATCCGCGCCAGTTACCCCGACGAAGCCGAGCAGCTGGTGCAGCACCTGGCCACCATCGGCATCAAGCGCATCGCGGTGGCCTACCAGAACAACTCCTTTGGCAAGGAGGTCTGGGACGGCGCGCGCATCGCCATGGAGAAGTACAAAATCACGAGCCCGACCGCGGTGACGGTGGAGAACAACGGCGCCGATGCCGCCGCGGCCGCCGCCAGGCTGGTGGCCGCCGAGCCCGAGGCCGTGCTGGTGGGCCTGGCCGGCAAGCCGGCGGTGGACTTCATCAAGGCCATGCGCCAGCAGCGCCGCGGCCTGCCGCTGTATGCGCTGTCGGTCATGGGCTCCGCCGCCACCCTCAAGACGCTGGGCGACGACGCCACGGGCATCGCGCTGTCGCAGGTGGTGCCGCTGCCCAGCAACACCGTGGTGCCCGTGGTGCGCGAATTCCAGCAGGCCTGGAAGGCCGCGGGCGTAACGCTGGAGCCCTCGCACCTGGCGCTGGAGGGCTACATCAATGCGCGGGTGTTTGCCGAAGCGCTGCGCCGGGCCGGGCGCAATGCCACGCGCGCGGGCTTCATCGACGCGGCCTGGAACATGAAGCACTTTGACCTCGGCGGCTTCGAGGCCAACTTCACCGAGCCGGGCAACAGCGCCTCGCGCTTCATCGAGCTGACCATGGTGGCGCGCGACGGGCGCTTCCTGCGTTGATGGGCCGGGCGCGGGTCTGCCCCATGAGGAAAGGCCCTACTAGGACATTCCCCAAGAATGTCGTCGAAAAGACAACATAACGTCAAAGTAGTGCCTACGATCCGCAACAGTTGGTTAACAAAAGAATGGCGTCAAGCATGGAGACAACCTTTTCAAAATTGCTGTTGCAGCACGCAGCGCAGCGCCCCGGCGCGCCCGCCATGCGTGAGAAGGAATACGGCATCTGGCAGACCCTGACCTGGGCCGACCTGGCCCGGCTGGTGGAGCATCTGGCCT encodes:
- a CDS encoding Crp/Fnr family transcriptional regulator; the protein is MSTDLPLHQRRRRPDADELAGIPWLKLLQPDERERAVSELVAGNALPGDYVCRIGKPVTYWFGVVEGLLKMSSDNAQGQTMTFTGVPPGGWFGEGTALKREDYRYNIQALRKSVVAGLPVDTFHWLLDHSIGFNRFVMNQLNERLGQFIAAREIDRLNNPDVRVARSLAALFNPVLYPGVGQVLRITQQELAYLVGLSRQRVNEALAALEAQGTIRVEYGGVRILDLAALRATGTSKSK
- a CDS encoding ABC transporter substrate-binding protein, encoding MTATPPATAPLLSRRRLMGALALAPLAAPWAARAQGGGALKVCQSIALSGPLGDLGQAMHQGAKACFAGLNAKGGINGRTIELVTQDDGYDVKRALANVDGFIADKDTFALFNCMGTPMIGAMLPKVVESGIPFFAPFSGALLARPKARNVLNIRASYPDEAEQLVQHLATIGIKRIAVAYQNNSFGKEVWDGARIAMEKYKITSPTAVTVENNGADAAAAAARLVAAEPEAVLVGLAGKPAVDFIKAMRQQRRGLPLYALSVMGSAATLKTLGDDATGIALSQVVPLPSNTVVPVVREFQQAWKAAGVTLEPSHLALEGYINARVFAEALRRAGRNATRAGFIDAAWNMKHFDLGGFEANFTEPGNSASRFIELTMVARDGRFLR